One Triticum dicoccoides isolate Atlit2015 ecotype Zavitan chromosome 5B, WEW_v2.0, whole genome shotgun sequence genomic window carries:
- the LOC119309883 gene encoding uncharacterized protein LOC119309883 encodes MEQAAAEEEPGGGAAEGGQGGAAEGGQGGAAEGRQGGAAEGRPGGAEGGPGGVEGGPGGAEGEQRTDLGWSAWANWQEGMDPEKVVHMLIAYCDPSKEAYEPIAEDWTDVQADNNTKEADDSYLCNPIPQNEHVGIDEEKMYLEKEPIPPKLVLFSGKEKDKTNVSEDESEDGSKDGSEDGSEDGSEEEPEVEEEELHEPDHAPNIEYDQQDPPMTVGSTYPNMDVFKLALSQHAVKRDFEYNTEKSTQRRLRAYCKRRDEDDCPWRIHASTTADRRTVMVKKKPFEHDCSSTKRKKKVKNATKFWICEKVKDWLIEDATLGAMKLRKKLKEHYKIKIHYKRVYMGKLLALKQLYGDWDSSFNNLYRFKAQVESCCPNSIVQIDHHTINGKIRFRRIFVALKPCIDGFLSGCRPYLAVDNTFMTGRFKGQLASATAVDGHNWMYPVCFGIFDSETNENWIWFMQLLRQAIGSPTGLAICTDAGQAVMTGVKEVFPEAEHRECMFHLVSNFKKKFTGKVFDDHLWAAAYSWNPYIFDKNWAAMEAVKPAATAYIRKWHNRLWSRSQFSTICKVDYVTNNLAECFNNWIKHHKSLNLDDFLDKARQLIMILWNDRRKVAKKLDGLILPHIMKKLNALTREFNLEVVECSEEVAEVVALGGSGFRFIVNLQNRTCSCRQWQVCGLPCKHALAFITSLSDAHIKNYADLYYSIEKFRAAYSNLIPAMPDKSQWPKSDHGFFMHPPLLKATAGRPKTERYKGCIDKKRKKGKHLCPICKEYGHHWHNCKKGNPDDIAAMLAIREPPKKRAKTSKTAQSIVPCEDGAPTRMLFPPPSQSLETTTKKKRKHDNTESGGSKRSKTGSIENAKTKKKVAEKIPVPLDSPAMGTRSRKFNPPSPAMSTRSKRRLSM; translated from the exons ATGGAGCAAGCGGCGGCTGAAGAAGAACCAGGCGGCGGGGCGGCCGAGGGCGGGCAAGGCGGGGCGGCCGAGGGCGGGCAAGGCGGGGCGGCAGAGGGCAGGCAAGGCGGGGCGGCAGAGGGCAGGCCTGGAGGCGCGGAGGGCGGACCTGGAGGCGTAGAGGGTGGACCTGGAGGCGCGGAGGGCGAGCAACGCACCGATTTGGGCTGGTCGGCTTGGGCAAATTGGCAAGAAGG GATGGATCCAGAAAAGGTAGTGCATATGTTGATTGCATACTGTGATCCCTCCAAAGAAGCATATGAGCCTATCGCCGAGGATTGGACAGATGTTCAAGCAGACAACAACACAAAAGAGGCCGATGATAGTTATCTTTGCAACCCAATCCCGCAGAATGAGCATGTTGGTATTGATGAGGAGAAAATGTATTTGGAGAAAGAACCTATACCTCCAAAATTGGTTCTTTTTTCTGGTAAAGAGAAAGACAAAACCAATGTTTCTGAGGATGAGAGCGAGGATGGGAGCAAGGATGGGAGCGAGGATGGGAGCGAGGATGGGAGCGAGGAGGAGCCTGAAGTAGAGGAGGAGGAGTTGCATGAGCCAGATCATGCCCCAAATATAGAGTATGACCAACAAGACCCTCCAATGACTGTAGGATCCACATATCCCAATATGGATGTGTTTAAGTTGGCTCTTTCTCAGCATGCAGTCAAACGTGACTTTGAGTATAACACAGAGAAGAGCACACAACGTAGGTTAAGGGCCTATTGTAAAAGAAGAGATGAAGATGATTGCCCATGGAGGATACATGCTTCTACAACAGCTGATAGGCGCACTGTAATG GTGAAAAAGAAACCTTTTGAGCACGATTGTTCTAGtacgaaaaggaaaaagaaagtgaAGAACGCAACTAAGTTCTGGATATGTGAGAAGGTGAAAGATTGGCTCATTGAAGATGCAACTCTAGGAGCAATGAAATTGCGAAAAAAGCTGAAAGAACACTACAAGATCAAAATCCACTACAAGAGAGTCTATATGGGTAAGCTGCTAGCCTTGAAGCAACTATACGGTGATTGGGATAGTAGTTTTAACAACTTGTATAGGTTTAAAGCACAAGTTGAAAGTTGCTGCCCTAATAGCATAGTGCAGATCGACCATCATACCATAAATGGTAAAATAAGGTTTAGAAGAATTTTTGTTGCTCTCAAACCTTGCATAGATGGATTTCTTAGTGGTTGCAGGCCATATTTGGCTGTGGACAACACCTTTATGACAGGCAGATTCAAGGGGCAATTGGCTAGTGCTACTGCAGTGGATGGCCATAATTGGATGTATCCAGTTTGCTTTGGAATTTTTGACTCTGAAACAAATGAAAATTGGATCTGGTTCATGCAGTTGCTAAGACAGGCCATAGGATCACCAACAGGTTTAGCCATATGCACTGATGCTGGCCAAGCAGTGATGACAGGGGTAAAAGAAGTCTTCCCGGAGGCAGAACATAGAGAATGTATGTTCCACTTGGTGAGCAACTTCAAGAAGAAGTTTACTGGAAAAGTATTTGACGACCACCTATGGGCAGCTGCTTACTCATGGAACCCATATATATTTGACAAGAATTGGGCTGCAATGGAGGCAGTAAAGCCAGCCGCAACAGCATATATTAGGAAGTGGCACAATAGGTTGTGGTCTAGGAGTCAGTTCTCGACCATATGCAAGGTGGACTATGTAACCAACAACTTGGCAGAGTGCTTTAACAATTGGATCAAGCACCACAAGTCATTGAACTTGGACGATTTCTTGGACAAGGCAAGGCAGTTGATTATGATCTTGTGGAATGATAGGAGAAAAGTAGCAAAGAAGTTAGATGGATTGATTCTACCCCACATAATGAAGAAGTTAAATGCATTGACTAGAGAATTCAACTTGGAGGTGGTAGAATGCTCAGAAGAAGTGGCTGAAGTGGTTGCATTAGGAGGCAGCGGTTTTAGGTTTATTGTTAACTTGCAAAATAGAACATGTTCATGTCGACAATGGCAAGTTTGTGGTCTTCCTTGCAAACATGCTCTTGCATTCATCACGTCACttagtgatgctcacataaagaaTTACGCTGATTTGTATTATTCCATTGAAAAATTTAGAGCAGCCTATTCCAACCTGATCCCTGCTATGCCTgacaagagccaatggcctaaatcTGACCATGGATTTTTCATGCATCCACCACTACTTAAAGCTACAGCTGGCAGGCCTAAAACTGAGAGATATAAAGGTTGTATTgacaagaaaagaaaaaagggcaagCACTTATGTCCAATTTGTAAGGAATATGGGCATCATTGGCACAACTGTAAGAAGGGTAACCCTGATGACATTGCTGCAATGTTGGCTATTAG AGAACCACCAAAGAAGAGGGCAAAGACTAGCAAAACAGCCCAATCCATTGTGCCTTGCGAGGATGGAGCACCAACAAGGATGCTTTTTCCACCACCAAG CCAAAGCTTGGAAACTACAACtaagaaaaagagaaaacatgaCAACACTGAATCTGGAGGTTCAAAGAG ATCAAAAACTGGCTCCATTGAGAATGCCAAGACGAAAAAGAAGGTTGCCGAGAAGATTCCGGTGCCACTTGACAGCCCAGCAATGGGCACAAGGAGCAGAAAGTTTAATCCTCCTAGCCCTGCTATGAGCACAAGAAGCAAAAGAAGGCTCAGCATGTAA